A single window of Solanum dulcamara chromosome 5, daSolDulc1.2, whole genome shotgun sequence DNA harbors:
- the LOC129888975 gene encoding 2-isopropylmalate synthase A-like, with protein sequence MGSLCANSKNTLLHGKFSDPNYVAIFDTTLRDGEQAPGAAMTTKQKMDIARQLAKLGVDVIEAGFPAASEADFDLVKLIAQEIGNNVDEEGYMPMICALARSTKMDIEKSWEALKYAKRPLIQTFIATSDIQMKYKLNMSREEVVERARSMVAYARSLGFENVRFGIEDATRSDKEFLYHIVGEVIKAGATIICLADTVGCNLPNEYAQLITDIKMNTPGIQHVIIAVHCHNDLGLATANTLAGICAGVRQIDVAINGIGERAGNASLEEIVMAIKCRGEEVLGGLYTGINTKHIFTTSNMVEEYSGLKLQPHKAIVGANAFSHESGIHQDGVLKNKSTYEFICPEDVGFIRASEHGIKLGKLSGRHALKIKMLVLGYNFEGKELEDLFWRFKSMAASKKNITDDDLRALVSDETIQPQIA encoded by the exons ATGGGTTCTCTTTGCGCAAATTCTAAAAACACTCTTCTTCATGGCAAATTCTCTGACCCTAATTATGTTGCAATTTTCGACACGACGCTTCGTGATGGAGAGCAGGCCCCTGGTGCCGCCATGACCACTAAACAAAAAATGGACATTGCACGTCAGCTAGCCAAGCTTGGTGTTGATGTCATTGAGGCTGGTTTCCCAGCTGCTTCTGAGGCTGATTTTGACCTTGTAAAGTTGATCGCACAGGAAATTG GTAATAACGTAGATGAAGAGGGGTACATGCCGATGATTTGTGCCTTGGCAAGATCTACTAAGATGGATATTGAAAAATCTTGGGAGGCTTTGAAGTATGCAAAGAGACCATTGATTCAAACGTTTATCGCGACGAGCGATATACAAATGAAGTATAAACTAAATATGAGCAGAGAAGAAGTTGTGGAGAGAGCTAGGAGCATGGTGGCTTATGCAAGGAGCCTTGGGTTTGAAAATGTTAGGTTTGGCATTGAAGATGCTACAAG ATCTGATAAGGAGTTTCTTTATCATATTGTTGGAGAAGTTATCAAAGCTGGTGCAACAATCATTTGTCTTGCTGATACTGTTGGATGCAATTTGCCCAATGAATATGCACAACTAATTACAGACATAAAAATGAATACTCCAGGAATTCAACATGTAATTATTGCAGTACACTGTCACAATGATCTTGGCCTTGCTACAGCCAACACATTAGCT GGAATTTGTGCAGGGGTAAGACAGATAGACGTAGCCATCAACGGCATTGGTGAAAGAGCTGGAAATGCTTCTCTAGAAGAG ATAGTAATGGCTATAAAATGTCGTGGAGAGGAAGTATTAGGTGGCCTCTATACTGGGATTAATACAAAGCATATATTCACCACAAGCAAcatg gtagAGGAGTATAGTGGGCTTAAGCTGCAGCCACATAAGGCCATTGTTGGCGCTAATGCTTTTTCTCATGAGAGTGGAATTCATcag gaTGGAGTATTAAAGAACAAAAGTACATATGAGTTTATATGTCCAGAAGATGTTGGATTTATTCGTGCTAGTGAACACGGTATTAAATTGGGAAAACTCAG TGGACGTCATGCGTTGAAAATCAAAATGCTTGTG cTTGGATATAATTTTGAGGGAAAAGAACTTGAGGACCTCTTTTGGCGATTCAAGTCAATGGCTGCGAGTAAAAAG AATATAACAGATGATGATTTAAGAGCACTTGTATCAGATGAAACTATCCAACCTCAAATTGCTTGA